A region of Amyelois transitella isolate CPQ chromosome 11, ilAmyTran1.1, whole genome shotgun sequence DNA encodes the following proteins:
- the LOC106141239 gene encoding zinc finger protein 470 isoform X2, whose amino-acid sequence MIQESNKNKIDETAPTVNNNDIGTSNHNETETNVNNDTIVASNQNKTNTSVIKETVKKTSPNKNEKRKKLPKSKPVLHKPKPKVQLSNGSLLPLPGFQCNYCNKTFSNKASIRRHIYVHLNAKPYECVDCLKRFTHEVNLQYHLKKRHPELYSPRNFKCQICEKVFRFKETLSIHLDLHVNKYGSFKCLYCEESFNNISELAKHKKTNHFSAIPLDCHICSERFSTHNKLVKHLKEHLKLNGFICQYCGKEYKELNSMRRHVQVSHAGRRIVCPVCNKKLKGHLSEHMRVHEKERPHECTICGQRFTQSTQLNVHRRSHTGDRPYECRICSHRFSHSNALMLHIRRHTGEKPFPCAMCPLTFSQLPHMKAHMRNIHGKDSAYKCAKCGQFFKLKANLGIHSKVCNVGSKEPPLGKKTESSGNNEEVDSSMSLSRMRFLLALLLTMIASEDKLKYLGFNKRLIDDLLIESLEAMGQTPTKDESLPPLRRLKVNIDLLLKRTVPKQEMAKFRSDNKTTEEILELLTDNKKMLNRCV is encoded by the exons ATGATCCaagaaagcaataaaaataaaatagatgaaACTGCTCCTACTGTTAACAATAACGATATTGGCACATCAAACCACAATGAAACAGAAACCAATGTAAATAATGACACTATTGTTGCATCAAACCAAAATAAGACCAATACAAGTGTAATAAAAGAAACGGTAAAGAAAACTTctccaaataaaaatgaaaaaagaaaaaagttaccAAAAAGTAAGCCAGTTCTACATAAACCAAAGCCCAAAGTGCAATTGAGCAATGGATCACTTTTGCCATTGCCGGGCTTTCAGTGCAATTACTGCAATAAAACATTCAGCAACAAAGCTTCCATAAGACGCCACATCTATGTTCACCTCAATGCAAAACCATATGAATGTGTTGATTGTTTAAAACGGTTCACTCATGAGGTTAATCTGCAATATCATCTTAAAAAACGTCACCCAGAGTTGTATTCACCAAGGAATTTTAAGTGTCAGATTTGTGAGAAGGTATTCCGTTTCAAGGAAACTTTGAGTATACACCTGGACCttcatgttaataaatatggcTCTTTCAAATGTCTTTATTGTGAAGAGAGTTTCAACAATATAAGCGAGTTAGcaaaacacaaaaagacaaaTCATTTTAGTGCAATTCCTTTAGATTGTCATATTTGCAGTGAAAGGTTTAGCACTCACAACAAACTTGTCAAGCATCTCAAAGagcatttaaaactaaatggTTTCATCTGTCAATATTGTGGTAAAGAATATAAGGAGCTCAATTCTATGCGGAGGCATGTTCAAGTTAGTCATGCAGGCCGCAGGATTGTCTGCCCTGTGTgcaataaaaaactaaaaggacATTTATCTGAACATATGCGAGTTCATGAAAAAGAGCGTCCACATGAATGTACTATATGTGGTCAACGTTTCACACAGTCCACTCAGCTCAATGTTCACCGTAGATCCCACACAGGAGACAGGCCGTATGAGTGTAGGATTTGCAGCCACCGTTTCTCCCATTCAAATGCTCTAATGTTACATATCAGGCGGCACACTGGTGAGAAACCGTTTCCTTGTGCAATGTGTCCTTTAACCTTCTCCCAGTTGCCACACATGAAGGCTCACATGCGaaacatccatggtaaagatagTGCGTACAAGTGTGCGAAATGTGGACAGTTTTTCAAGTTAAAGGCCAACTTGGGTATCCATTCAAAAGTTTGCAATGTTGGATCAAAGGAGCCACCTTTGGGAAAAAAGACAGAGTCTTCCGGGAACAATGAAGAAGTTGATTCCAGTATGTCCCTGTCTCGCATGAGGTTCCTACTCGCCCTGCTTCTCACAATGATAGCGTCCGAGGACAAACTGAAATATTTGG GTTTCAACAAGCGTCTGATAGACGACCTCCTGATTGAATCTCTCGAGGCCATGGGTCAAACACCCACTAAAGATGAATCTCTCCCTCCATTGAGACGATTAAAAGTCAACATTGATTTGCTTCTAAAGCGAACTGTACCCAAACAAGAAATGGCCAAATTCCGCAGCGACAACAAGACGACAGAAGAAATCCTAGAACTGCTCACGGATAATAAGAAGATGCTAAATAGATGTGTCTAA
- the LOC106141239 gene encoding zinc finger protein 37 isoform X1, with translation MANVKSRPNAPKSASTKKGCGKQVDKPTGDVKVKKKSKPSTTEKAQPVHVPVVKVKPPGKPDYYLLNKETLVTKSGRIKRKNKDHLRLLDNILKSELMIQESNKNKIDETAPTVNNNDIGTSNHNETETNVNNDTIVASNQNKTNTSVIKETVKKTSPNKNEKRKKLPKSKPVLHKPKPKVQLSNGSLLPLPGFQCNYCNKTFSNKASIRRHIYVHLNAKPYECVDCLKRFTHEVNLQYHLKKRHPELYSPRNFKCQICEKVFRFKETLSIHLDLHVNKYGSFKCLYCEESFNNISELAKHKKTNHFSAIPLDCHICSERFSTHNKLVKHLKEHLKLNGFICQYCGKEYKELNSMRRHVQVSHAGRRIVCPVCNKKLKGHLSEHMRVHEKERPHECTICGQRFTQSTQLNVHRRSHTGDRPYECRICSHRFSHSNALMLHIRRHTGEKPFPCAMCPLTFSQLPHMKAHMRNIHGKDSAYKCAKCGQFFKLKANLGIHSKVCNVGSKEPPLGKKTESSGNNEEVDSSMSLSRMRFLLALLLTMIASEDKLKYLGFNKRLIDDLLIESLEAMGQTPTKDESLPPLRRLKVNIDLLLKRTVPKQEMAKFRSDNKTTEEILELLTDNKKMLNRCV, from the exons ATGGCTAATGTAAAAAGTAGACCAAACGCACCGAAAAGTGCATCTACTAAGAAAGGGTGTGGTAAACAAGTAGATAAACCCACAGGTGATGTCAAAGTTAAGAAAAAATCTAAACCCAGCACAACAGAAAAAGCGCAACCAGTACATGTACCTGTTGTTAAAGTCAAACCACCCGGTAAACCTGATTATTACCTTTTAAATAAAGAGACGTTGGTCACGAAGAGCGGCAggattaaaagaaaaaataaagatcaCTTAAGACTTTTAGACAACATACTTAAGAGTGAACTGATGATCCaagaaagcaataaaaataaaatagatgaaACTGCTCCTACTGTTAACAATAACGATATTGGCACATCAAACCACAATGAAACAGAAACCAATGTAAATAATGACACTATTGTTGCATCAAACCAAAATAAGACCAATACAAGTGTAATAAAAGAAACGGTAAAGAAAACTTctccaaataaaaatgaaaaaagaaaaaagttaccAAAAAGTAAGCCAGTTCTACATAAACCAAAGCCCAAAGTGCAATTGAGCAATGGATCACTTTTGCCATTGCCGGGCTTTCAGTGCAATTACTGCAATAAAACATTCAGCAACAAAGCTTCCATAAGACGCCACATCTATGTTCACCTCAATGCAAAACCATATGAATGTGTTGATTGTTTAAAACGGTTCACTCATGAGGTTAATCTGCAATATCATCTTAAAAAACGTCACCCAGAGTTGTATTCACCAAGGAATTTTAAGTGTCAGATTTGTGAGAAGGTATTCCGTTTCAAGGAAACTTTGAGTATACACCTGGACCttcatgttaataaatatggcTCTTTCAAATGTCTTTATTGTGAAGAGAGTTTCAACAATATAAGCGAGTTAGcaaaacacaaaaagacaaaTCATTTTAGTGCAATTCCTTTAGATTGTCATATTTGCAGTGAAAGGTTTAGCACTCACAACAAACTTGTCAAGCATCTCAAAGagcatttaaaactaaatggTTTCATCTGTCAATATTGTGGTAAAGAATATAAGGAGCTCAATTCTATGCGGAGGCATGTTCAAGTTAGTCATGCAGGCCGCAGGATTGTCTGCCCTGTGTgcaataaaaaactaaaaggacATTTATCTGAACATATGCGAGTTCATGAAAAAGAGCGTCCACATGAATGTACTATATGTGGTCAACGTTTCACACAGTCCACTCAGCTCAATGTTCACCGTAGATCCCACACAGGAGACAGGCCGTATGAGTGTAGGATTTGCAGCCACCGTTTCTCCCATTCAAATGCTCTAATGTTACATATCAGGCGGCACACTGGTGAGAAACCGTTTCCTTGTGCAATGTGTCCTTTAACCTTCTCCCAGTTGCCACACATGAAGGCTCACATGCGaaacatccatggtaaagatagTGCGTACAAGTGTGCGAAATGTGGACAGTTTTTCAAGTTAAAGGCCAACTTGGGTATCCATTCAAAAGTTTGCAATGTTGGATCAAAGGAGCCACCTTTGGGAAAAAAGACAGAGTCTTCCGGGAACAATGAAGAAGTTGATTCCAGTATGTCCCTGTCTCGCATGAGGTTCCTACTCGCCCTGCTTCTCACAATGATAGCGTCCGAGGACAAACTGAAATATTTGG GTTTCAACAAGCGTCTGATAGACGACCTCCTGATTGAATCTCTCGAGGCCATGGGTCAAACACCCACTAAAGATGAATCTCTCCCTCCATTGAGACGATTAAAAGTCAACATTGATTTGCTTCTAAAGCGAACTGTACCCAAACAAGAAATGGCCAAATTCCGCAGCGACAACAAGACGACAGAAGAAATCCTAGAACTGCTCACGGATAATAAGAAGATGCTAAATAGATGTGTCTAA
- the LOC106141238 gene encoding uncharacterized protein LOC106141238, with the protein MVKFWWMFILFAKTASSSDNALPGTEERKESRFLPLYEVKRYDGRPSGPGIGPVGLPPLTTVPIAGERCSARLESALDQLKRKKRNQPKNLDPPFSQSIDLNGYSLYQQMRSAPVDMYVTRMRVRLPQNSNWVRVEKCYFDPRNVSLDTMLLFHDITISGNVDLYDANELDRGIPPSRRLRRNYAERPYPDDHYSRNRGGCNMILRLRKAGIGFHTRPLNQQPGKFNVKTDSEFVEPGFISVYAYGCEKYINRNSVRNKDNLPLRRRRRSDEFSFESHLDMPYKDNFDSRSADNNWDIVYEPRSRVNYERSKLFRPEDDLDEVEDISREMEDIFTKGIRTLLTTYMKKELQPAIKDTLMRNMGYVISYG; encoded by the exons ATGGTGAAATTCTGGTGGATGTTCATATTATTCGCTAAAACAGCATCGTCTAGTGATAACGCGTTGCCAGGAACTGAGGAACGAAAAG AGTCCCGTTTCCTGCCTTTGTATGAAGTAAAGAGGTACGATGGAAGGCCGAGCGGCCCCGGCATTGGCCCCGTTGGTCTCCCACCCCTGACCACTGTCCCGATTGCCGGGGAACGGTGCTCGGCCCGCCTCGAGTCCGCTTTGGATCAGCTGAAGAGGAAAAAGCGGAACCAACCAAAGAACCTGGATCCTCCCTTC AGTCAAAGTATAGACCTGAATGGCTACAGCTTGTACCAGCAGATGAGGTCAGCCCCAGTAGACATGTATGTGACTAGAATGCGCGTGCGCCTACCACAAAACAGCAACTGGGTGCGAGTTGAAAAATGTTACTTCGACCCGAGAAATGTCTCTTTGGACACTATGCTATTATTCCACGACATAACAATAAGCGGGAACGTGGATTTGTATGATGCTAATGAATTAGACCGGGGGATTCCGCCAAGTAGGAGATTAAGGAGGAACTATGCAGAGCGTCCTTATCCTGACGACCATTACTCTAGAAACAGAGGAGGCTGCAATATGATCCTCAGATTAAGGAAAGCCGGTATAGGCTTTCACACGAGACCACTTAATCAACAGCCCGGGAAATTTAACGTCAAAACTGATTCAGAGTTCGTCGAACCAGGATTTATAAGTGTTTATGCGTACGGCTGCGAGAAGTACATAAACAGGAATTCTGTTAGAAATAAAGACAACTTGCCTTTGAGAAGACGAAGAAGATCGGACGAGTtttcatttgaatctcatctTGATATGCCTTATAAGGACAATTTCGATAGTCGATCAGCTGATAATAATTGGGACATAGTTTATGAACCCCGGAGTAGGGTGAACTATGAGAGAAGCAAGTTATTCCGCCCTGAAGACGATTTGGACGAAGTTGAAGATATTTCTCGAGAAATGGAAGATATCTTCACGAAAGGAATTAGGACATTACTCACCACTTATATGAAGAAAGAGCTTCAACCAGCTATTAAAGATACTTTAATGCGAAATATGGGTTACGTGATATCATATGGTTAA